A single window of Ovis canadensis isolate MfBH-ARS-UI-01 breed Bighorn chromosome 15, ARS-UI_OviCan_v2, whole genome shotgun sequence DNA harbors:
- the LOC138421023 gene encoding LOW QUALITY PROTEIN: olfactory receptor 4P4-like (The sequence of the model RefSeq protein was modified relative to this genomic sequence to represent the inferred CDS: deleted 1 base in 1 codon), with translation MKQPMYFFLSYLSLADLWYTSTVTPKLITDLLAAKKTISYNGCMTQLFTMHFFGGIEVFILTGMAYDRYVAICKPLQYTLIMTRQKCVAMIAASCNGGFLHSFGQFLLAISVPYCGPNEIDHYFCDVYLLLKLACTDAARIGLLVIANSGLMGLVTFVVLLISYAVILYSVRSYSVENRHRALSTCSSHITVVVLFFAPLFFIYIQPATTLPENKVFALFYTIIAPMLNPLIYTLRNLEMKNAIKKLLCHIAVRKEMN, from the exons ATGAAGCAGCCCATGTATTTCTTTCTGAGTTACCTCTCTCTGGCAGATCTTTGG TACACCTCCACTGTGACCCCCAAGTTGATCACTGACTTGCTGGCAGCAAAGAAGACCATATCCTACAACGGCTGCATGACACAGCTCTTCACCATGCACTTCTTTGGGGGGATCGAGGTCTTCATCCTCACGgggatggcctatgaccgctatgtggccatctgcaagcctctGCAGTACACTCTGATCATGACCAGACAGAAGTGTGTTGCCATGATCGCTGCTTCCTGCAATGGGGGCTTCCTACATTCCTTTGGTCAgtttctcctggccatctctgTACCCTACTGTGGCCCCAACGAAATAGACCATTACTTCTGCGATGTGTATCTGTTGCTGAAACTGGCCTGCACTGACGCCGCCAGAATTGGTCTCCTTGTCATCGCCAATTCGGGCCTCATGGGCCTGGTGACGTTTGTGGTCTTGTTGATATCCTACGCTGTGATCTTGTACTCTGTCAGGTCCTACTCTGTGGAGAATCGCCACAGAGCTCTCTCCACCTGCAGTTCCCACATCACTGTAGTGGTTCTCTTTTTTGCTCCTTTATTCTTCATTTACATTCAACCAGCAACTACTTTACCAGAAAACAAAGTGTTTGCTCTTTTTTATACTATCATTGCTCCCATGCTCAATCCTCTAATCTACACACTGAGAAACCTGGAGATGAAGAATGCCATAAAGAAACTCTTGTGCCATATTGCAGTAAGAAAGGAAATGAACTAA